Proteins found in one Quercus robur chromosome 2, dhQueRobu3.1, whole genome shotgun sequence genomic segment:
- the LOC126696494 gene encoding uncharacterized protein LOC126696494 — MSVARLSTGDNNRESKRPKRGNSLVLGFSNEDKIGTIQPHDDALVVTLRIGGFDLKRVLIDQGSAVEVMYPDLYKGHNLKPEDLMVYDSLLVSFEGKTVTPRGQIRLPIQTRSNVVEVNFIVVNAYSPYTAIVARPWLHALRAISSSLHQKVKYLSEGRVEEIMGN, encoded by the coding sequence ATGTCTGTGGCTCGGCTCTCCACCGGGGACAACAATAGGGAATCCAAAAGGCCTAAGAGGGGGAACTCACTTGTGTTGGGATTCTCGAACGAGGATAAGATTGGAACCATCCAACCCCACGACGATGCTTTGGTAGTTACACTTAGAATTGGAGGTTTTGATTTGAAGAGAGTACTGATAGACCAGGGTAGTGCTGTAGaagtaatgtaccctgatctgtACAAGGGGCATAATCTAAAGCCTGAGGACCTAATGGTGTATGATTCCCTTTTGGTAAGTTTCGAAGGGAAGACTGTCACACCAAGGGGACAGATCAGGCTGCCTATACAAACCAGATCAAacgtggtggaggtgaattttattgTAGTCAACGCCTACTCACCGTACACGGCCATAGTGGCCAGACCTTGGCTCCACGCCCTGAGAGCCATTTCTTCTTCGCTTCACCAGAAGGTAAAATACCTGTCAGAGGGCCGAGTAGAGGAGATTATGGGAAATTAA